In the genome of Betaproteobacteria bacterium, one region contains:
- the galE gene encoding UDP-glucose 4-epimerase GalE, which yields MKVLIVGGAGYIGSHMVQMLLERGHEPIVFDNLATGYREAVLGAPLVEADLADSSALDRVFEAHRFDGVMHFASFIQVGESVRDPAKYYRNNVANTLNLLDAMHRHGARNFIFSSTAAIFGEPDYVPIDEKHPQRPINPYGFSKYVVERALADYDRAYGLRSVCLRYFNAAGADPEGRIGERHEPESHLIPLVLQSASGRRPDIQVFGRDYDTPDGTCVRDYIHVVDLCEAHLLALDRLRDGASSSAYNLGNGNGFSVQEVIDCAERVTGIQIARVYAPRRVGDPAKLVADSRLVRSELGWKPRYDALQTIVGHAWSWEQRVCGER from the coding sequence GAAGGTGTTGATTGTCGGCGGCGCCGGATACATCGGCTCGCACATGGTGCAGATGCTCCTTGAGCGCGGCCATGAACCGATCGTATTCGACAACCTCGCCACGGGCTATCGGGAGGCGGTGCTGGGCGCGCCCCTGGTCGAAGCGGATCTGGCCGATTCGTCGGCGCTGGACCGAGTCTTCGAGGCGCATCGGTTCGACGGCGTGATGCACTTCGCTTCCTTCATCCAGGTCGGCGAATCGGTCCGGGATCCGGCCAAATACTATCGGAACAACGTCGCGAACACCTTGAACCTCCTCGATGCGATGCATCGCCACGGTGCGCGCAACTTCATTTTTTCCTCGACGGCGGCAATTTTTGGCGAGCCCGACTACGTGCCGATCGACGAGAAGCACCCGCAGCGGCCGATCAACCCCTACGGCTTCTCGAAGTATGTCGTCGAGCGGGCGCTGGCCGATTACGACCGGGCCTACGGCCTGCGCTCGGTTTGCCTGCGCTACTTCAACGCGGCCGGCGCCGATCCCGAGGGGCGGATCGGCGAGCGACACGAACCGGAGAGTCACCTGATTCCGTTGGTTTTGCAGTCCGCTTCCGGTCGCCGCCCCGACATCCAGGTATTCGGACGGGACTACGACACGCCCGATGGAACCTGCGTGCGCGACTACATCCACGTCGTAGATTTATGCGAAGCGCATCTGCTCGCGCTCGACCGGTTGCGAGACGGAGCATCGAGCAGCGCCTACAACCTGGGCAACGGCAACGGATTTTCCGTGCAGGAAGTCATCGACTGCGCCGAACGGGTCACAGGCATACAAATTGCTCGCGTCTACGCGCCCCGGCGAGTGGGCGATCCTGCAAAGCTCGTCGCCGATTCACGCTTGGTGCGCTCGGAACTGGGTTGGAAGCCGCGCTACGACGCACTGCAAACCATTGTTGGTCACGCGTGGAGCTGGGAGCAGCGTGTATGTGGCGAGCGCTGA